Proteins found in one Deltaproteobacteria bacterium genomic segment:
- a CDS encoding DUF4198 domain-containing protein, with amino-acid sequence NHKDDVTPDGSLKELVGKADQVYHGASLTFTVK; translated from the coding sequence CAACCACAAGGACGACGTCACCCCGGACGGCTCCCTCAAGGAACTGGTCGGCAAGGCAGATCAGGTCTACCACGGCGCCAGCCTGACCTTCACCGTCAAATAA